A single window of Metallosphaera hakonensis JCM 8857 = DSM 7519 DNA harbors:
- a CDS encoding DUF2153 domain-containing protein, which yields MEGSFISNLDEWIKMQKNLLATIKDMEKKEEGAEEDRLDLILASRVAFQHMMRTLKAFDQWLQDPMIIKHMPREMLEDVKRTSWAILEQLLELDVRHTSQAKELITKLGKEGKLDPLIWSRPPVEEQTNQPRRGTFTTM from the coding sequence ATGGAAGGCTCATTCATTAGTAACTTAGATGAGTGGATTAAGATGCAGAAGAACTTGCTGGCTACCATAAAGGACATGGAGAAAAAAGAGGAGGGAGCAGAAGAGGACAGACTTGACCTGATTCTCGCATCAAGGGTAGCTTTTCAACACATGATGAGAACTCTCAAGGCTTTTGATCAATGGTTACAGGACCCCATGATTATTAAGCATATGCCTAGGGAGATGCTGGAGGACGTGAAGAGGACCAGCTGGGCTATATTGGAACAACTTCTAGAGCTCGATGTAAGACATACCAGCCAAGCTAAAGAGCTGATAACTAAGCTCGGTAAAGAAGGTAAGCTTGATCCGTTAATTTGGAGTAGACCACCGGTCGAGGAACAGACTAACCAGCCAAGAAGAGGCACCTTCACGACCATGTGA
- a CDS encoding orotidine 5'-phosphate decarboxylase / HUMPS family protein yields MRSELLETLRRTKFLQVALDFIDINDALVVARKVSDLENVIIEAGTPLVKAEGIRGLLKLRELGKIVLADTKTADAGDVEVEIAYRGRSNIMTVLGAMDDSTVESAVKKAKELDILVQADLIGVKNTVDRAKQLYSLGVDIVGFHIGLDVQRKRGVTVADLKDEIRETGKYGIVSVAGGLSPKNINDLVELPISIYVVGGAITKSNAPRKVAEEIIKILSTSTIATR; encoded by the coding sequence ATGAGATCCGAGTTATTGGAAACGTTGAGACGAACCAAGTTTCTTCAGGTTGCACTAGATTTCATTGATATTAATGATGCATTGGTAGTAGCAAGGAAGGTTTCAGATCTCGAGAACGTTATCATAGAGGCAGGTACACCACTAGTTAAGGCTGAAGGCATAAGAGGATTATTGAAGTTGAGAGAGCTAGGCAAGATTGTTCTAGCGGACACTAAGACAGCTGACGCAGGGGATGTCGAGGTGGAAATTGCGTATAGAGGAAGATCCAACATTATGACCGTCCTAGGGGCTATGGACGATTCCACAGTTGAAAGTGCTGTAAAGAAGGCTAAAGAACTAGATATATTAGTTCAAGCAGACTTAATTGGAGTAAAGAATACAGTTGATAGAGCCAAACAACTTTACAGCTTGGGCGTGGACATAGTAGGTTTTCACATTGGATTAGATGTTCAGAGGAAGAGAGGAGTGACCGTGGCTGACCTTAAGGACGAGATTAGGGAAACCGGAAAATACGGGATAGTTTCGGTGGCTGGAGGCCTAAGCCCTAAGAACATAAATGACCTAGTAGAGTTACCTATTTCAATTTATGTTGTAGGTGGAGCGATAACTAAAAGTAACGCCCCAAGAAAAGTGGCTGAGGAAATAATTAAAATCTTATCCACCAGTACTATAGCTACACGGTGA
- a CDS encoding CTP synthase encodes MTKYVIVTGGVLSSVGKGTVSASIGLILKNMGFNVSVIKVDPYINVDAGTMNPYMHGEVFVTEDGAETDLDLGHYERFLNINMSKHNNITAGKVYFEVIRKEREGKYIGQTVQIIPHVTDEIKSMVRKVAEVEKADIVIVEIGGTVGDIESLPFLEAMRELRLEEDEHSVIFVHVALVEYLSVTGELKTKPLQHSVQELRRIGIQPDLVVARSIVELDDDTKKKIALFTNVRPEYIFSSYDVQTAYEVPLVLDKQGMGEKLLNKLKLPASTPNFDEWKKFVEAVKRKEGRRVKIALVGKYTKLKDSYLSIKEAIYHASAALGVIPELLWIESSDLEKENPEHLLKQTEGIIVLPGFGSRGTEGKIKAIHFARTNNVPFLGICYGLQLAVVEFARNVLGLHQANSTEIDPNTPDPVITLLDEQKKVTQFGGTMRLGAQKINLVKDTLAHSLYEADSVYERHRHRYEVNPSYVDLLQKNGLTISGVSEDGLVEIIELKDHRFFLATQAHPEFKSRPLKPAPMFLGFLKAIIMS; translated from the coding sequence GTGACAAAGTACGTCATAGTGACCGGAGGAGTTCTCTCCAGTGTGGGCAAGGGTACAGTTTCTGCATCTATTGGCCTAATACTCAAGAACATGGGTTTTAACGTAAGCGTGATAAAGGTTGACCCATACATCAACGTTGACGCAGGTACCATGAATCCCTACATGCACGGTGAAGTTTTCGTAACTGAGGATGGAGCTGAAACAGATCTGGACTTGGGACATTACGAAAGGTTTCTAAATATAAACATGAGCAAACATAACAATATCACTGCAGGGAAGGTCTACTTTGAGGTAATAAGGAAAGAAAGAGAGGGCAAGTACATAGGTCAAACTGTTCAGATAATCCCCCACGTAACTGATGAAATAAAAAGCATGGTGAGAAAGGTTGCCGAGGTCGAGAAAGCTGATATAGTGATAGTGGAAATTGGTGGTACGGTTGGGGATATTGAAAGTCTTCCCTTCCTTGAGGCAATGAGGGAATTGAGGTTAGAGGAAGACGAGCACAGCGTTATATTTGTTCATGTGGCGCTGGTGGAGTACCTCTCTGTAACAGGTGAGCTCAAAACTAAACCGTTGCAACATAGCGTTCAAGAGCTAAGGAGGATAGGAATTCAACCGGACCTTGTTGTAGCTAGGTCCATTGTGGAACTCGACGATGATACGAAAAAGAAAATAGCGTTGTTTACTAACGTGAGACCGGAATACATTTTCTCAAGTTATGACGTGCAAACAGCATATGAAGTTCCCTTAGTTCTAGATAAGCAGGGAATGGGAGAAAAATTACTAAACAAGCTCAAGTTACCAGCTAGCACACCCAACTTCGACGAATGGAAGAAGTTTGTAGAGGCCGTGAAAAGAAAAGAGGGTAGGAGAGTCAAAATAGCCCTAGTAGGTAAGTACACCAAACTAAAGGATAGTTATCTCAGTATAAAGGAGGCAATTTATCATGCCTCAGCTGCCCTAGGGGTGATTCCGGAGTTACTCTGGATAGAATCTTCTGACCTGGAGAAAGAGAACCCAGAACACCTACTAAAGCAAACTGAGGGAATAATAGTTCTGCCAGGCTTTGGATCCAGGGGAACTGAGGGCAAGATCAAAGCAATACATTTCGCTAGAACAAACAACGTTCCATTTCTTGGAATATGCTATGGACTTCAACTTGCTGTAGTAGAGTTCGCCAGAAACGTTCTTGGTCTTCATCAGGCCAACAGTACAGAGATAGATCCAAACACACCAGATCCAGTTATAACGCTTCTTGATGAACAAAAGAAGGTTACTCAATTTGGAGGAACAATGAGACTGGGAGCGCAAAAGATAAATCTAGTTAAGGACACGTTAGCTCATTCTCTATATGAGGCAGACTCCGTGTATGAAAGGCACAGACATAGATATGAGGTAAATCCTTCCTATGTAGACCTACTTCAGAAAAACGGACTTACAATATCGGGAGTAAGCGAGGACGGTTTAGTGGAGATAATTGAACTTAAGGACCATAGATTCTTCTTGGCTACCCAGGCTCATCCAGAGTTTAAGAGCAGACCTCTCAAACCAGCTCCAATGTTTCTAGGTTTCCTCAAGGCTATTATTATGAGTTAA
- a CDS encoding ArsR/SmtB family transcription factor, whose amino-acid sequence MELVVSDLEDIIKVTEALSSITRINIMRLVSEGEKSITELSEELHMTKGNVSSQVALLESSGLVEIRYTEGNKGLKKLVKAKYTKIVISLTHNNSLEET is encoded by the coding sequence ATGGAGCTTGTAGTCTCGGACTTGGAGGACATCATTAAAGTGACTGAAGCGTTATCTTCTATTACAAGAATTAATATCATGAGATTAGTTTCGGAAGGAGAGAAGAGTATAACCGAGCTAAGCGAAGAGTTACACATGACTAAAGGAAACGTGAGTTCGCAGGTGGCTCTCCTGGAAAGCTCTGGATTGGTAGAAATACGATACACTGAAGGAAATAAAGGATTGAAAAAACTGGTCAAAGCCAAGTACACTAAAATAGTAATTTCATTAACTCATAATAATAGCCTTGAGGAAACCTAG
- a CDS encoding U6 snRNA-associated Sm-like protein LSm6 yields MQAKVENPLKSLRMATNKIVLVKLKDGSEYIGKMEQSDGTMNLVLRDCTEMREGTADPIAKYGRVLIRGSNVLFVSVDYETIINSGK; encoded by the coding sequence TTGCAGGCAAAGGTAGAGAATCCTTTGAAAAGCTTAAGGATGGCTACAAATAAGATAGTCCTTGTGAAATTAAAAGATGGTTCTGAATATATAGGCAAGATGGAACAATCCGATGGCACTATGAACCTTGTTCTAAGAGATTGTACGGAGATGAGGGAAGGAACAGCTGATCCCATAGCAAAATACGGTAGAGTTCTGATAAGAGGAAGTAACGTTTTGTTTGTCAGTGTAGACTACGAGACTATCATTAACTCAGGCAAGTAA
- a CDS encoding methionine adenosyltransferase: MKNINIESFRTLEPDSLPVELAERKGTGHPDYIADSASEEASRKLSLYYLKTFGTILHHNLDKTLLVGGQASPRFKGGDVIHPIYIVVSGRATTEVRTNDGIENIPVGTIIMDSVKTWIKDNFRFLDPEKHVIVDYKIGKGSADLVGIFDKGKKSVPLSNDTSFGVGFAPYSKLEQLVFQTERLLNSKKLKTELPEVGEDIKVMGLRREKDVTLTIAMAAISPIIEDKNHYFSIKEQVKEKVLNLASEIVPDLNVKVNVNTGDREDQGILYLTVTGTSAEHGDDGMTGRGNRGIGLITPMRPMSLEATAGKNPVNHVGKLYNIVANLIAKKASEQVKDVRNVQIEVLGQIGRPINDPLIVNVEVSTHSGKITSETKAEISGIAEEYLDSFDKITQMILEGKVMLF, encoded by the coding sequence ATGAAAAACATTAACATAGAATCCTTTAGAACCTTGGAGCCGGACTCGTTACCGGTCGAATTAGCAGAGAGAAAAGGAACAGGTCATCCAGACTATATTGCTGACTCGGCGTCAGAAGAGGCCAGCAGAAAACTTTCTCTTTATTATCTGAAAACCTTCGGAACTATATTACATCACAACCTGGATAAGACTCTACTTGTTGGTGGTCAGGCTTCGCCTAGGTTTAAGGGGGGCGATGTTATTCATCCAATTTATATAGTGGTTTCGGGAAGAGCTACGACGGAGGTTAGAACAAATGATGGTATTGAAAACATACCCGTTGGAACAATTATTATGGATAGCGTTAAGACGTGGATCAAAGACAACTTTAGGTTTCTAGATCCCGAAAAGCACGTAATTGTTGACTACAAAATAGGAAAGGGATCAGCAGATCTCGTGGGGATCTTCGACAAAGGCAAGAAATCAGTTCCCTTATCCAACGATACTAGCTTCGGAGTGGGTTTTGCACCTTACTCAAAGCTGGAGCAATTAGTTTTCCAGACTGAGAGATTGCTTAACTCAAAGAAGCTCAAAACTGAGCTCCCTGAAGTGGGAGAAGACATAAAGGTAATGGGGTTGAGGAGAGAGAAAGACGTTACTCTAACCATAGCAATGGCTGCGATAAGCCCCATTATTGAGGACAAAAACCATTACTTCTCCATTAAAGAGCAAGTGAAGGAGAAAGTTCTAAATTTGGCTTCCGAAATAGTTCCTGACCTAAACGTTAAGGTTAATGTCAATACGGGAGATAGGGAAGATCAGGGAATACTATATCTAACAGTGACAGGGACATCTGCGGAGCACGGTGACGACGGTATGACAGGGAGAGGTAATAGGGGAATAGGTCTCATAACTCCCATGAGACCAATGTCCCTAGAAGCTACAGCAGGGAAGAACCCAGTAAACCATGTGGGCAAGCTTTACAACATTGTTGCCAACCTAATTGCTAAGAAAGCTTCGGAGCAAGTAAAGGACGTGAGGAACGTTCAGATTGAGGTGTTAGGTCAGATAGGAAGACCAATCAATGATCCACTAATAGTTAACGTCGAGGTATCCACTCATTCAGGGAAGATAACCTCGGAAACCAAGGCCGAAATCTCCGGGATAGCTGAGGAATATCTAGATTCGTTCGACAAGATAACTCAAATGATCCTGGAAGGAAAAGTCATGCTATTCTGA
- a CDS encoding transposase, with the protein MLSGVQVPVYSQERLESLAQVMALEQFKLISPNPEKLVQAAPSLLQGNRGKDYVYLTRLGEGLGSLVGKTFTFWDQCGKVGKGKFGTVLAVDESGLTVGEKGELEALRDGVGLIPWRRKGVKARSVDLVHPVRCSLMLQFADLRGESPSLFLLHSVQEVVKHVEVDYVLADAGFLNFQVLREMPVKVVVRGKSGLKGFQQLSSLRLQESVRKVEDRTYVAYRELELDGLYYYDVVYVKDKERPRHFTFVTNFKGDPYTIAELYRLRWQIEEGFKVRKARIELVRKLRNKVFLFLYYTILDNAWNLFNRVVFGYITPGKKFISFDSFIKLL; encoded by the coding sequence ATGTTAAGCGGAGTACAAGTTCCCGTGTACTCCCAAGAGAGGTTGGAGTCCCTCGCTCAAGTTATGGCATTGGAGCAGTTTAAACTTATCTCCCCCAATCCCGAGAAGCTGGTCCAGGCAGCTCCTTCCCTACTTCAGGGGAACAGGGGGAAGGACTACGTGTACCTCACGAGGTTGGGAGAGGGGTTGGGCTCGCTTGTGGGCAAGACCTTCACGTTCTGGGACCAGTGCGGGAAGGTGGGTAAGGGGAAGTTCGGGACCGTGCTTGCAGTCGACGAGAGCGGGCTCACGGTGGGGGAGAAGGGGGAGTTGGAGGCCTTGAGGGATGGAGTTGGGCTCATCCCGTGGAGGAGGAAGGGAGTGAAGGCCAGGAGCGTGGACTTAGTTCACCCAGTGAGGTGTTCCCTCATGCTCCAGTTCGCCGACCTGAGAGGAGAGAGCCCTTCCCTCTTCCTCCTCCACTCGGTGCAAGAGGTCGTGAAGCACGTGGAGGTAGATTACGTGCTCGCAGACGCGGGTTTCCTCAACTTCCAGGTACTGAGGGAGATGCCCGTGAAGGTCGTGGTGAGGGGGAAGTCCGGGTTGAAGGGCTTTCAGCAGCTCTCCTCCCTTCGTCTCCAGGAGAGCGTAAGGAAGGTGGAAGACAGGACTTACGTGGCGTACAGGGAGCTGGAGCTCGACGGCCTCTACTACTACGACGTGGTCTACGTGAAGGACAAGGAGAGGCCCAGGCACTTCACCTTCGTCACCAACTTCAAGGGCGACCCCTACACCATAGCTGAACTCTACAGGCTAAGGTGGCAGATCGAGGAGGGCTTCAAGGTAAGGAAGGCCAGGATAGAGCTGGTGAGGAAGCTCAGGAACAAGGTCTTCCTCTTCCTCTACTACACGATACTGGACAACGCGTGGAACCTGTTCAACCGTGTCGTCTTCGGCTACATCACTCCAGGCAAGAAGTTCATCTCCTTCGACTCCTTCATCAAACTTCTCTAA
- a CDS encoding DUF460 domain-containing protein codes for MRVMGIDIEKGSPNSTEQPRYAVVILDDNGEIVDKAEDVTKSRLVRLAWEYDVNLLGTDNIYELGSTDREIISMLALLPEKLEVVQVTVKNGTFLDLKDVAKEYGIEVQGKPTPSRTAFLVATLALKGAGTKIKFVENRTKIIISKGRKSGPGGMSSNRYKRHLRGLVLRVFRRVKEELDKHNFDYDVVVRRTKAGMESAIFIVYAPRESLYGLVKKMSGHDVNLEIRAFYRDKIEFVDSRKISQRPVIVGLDPGLEVGISVIDMYGNPLLLTTKRGMDRESIIELILEKGTPALIATDVNPVPDMVKKMSAILKARLHIPERSLSVDEKQNILEEFSTKFGLHISDPHIRDSLAAAVVAFRDVERKLRQAEGLIGRFGIDMDRNNIFRCVINGNSIAECIENEIERKISAPQKIETVKQEVRQENNEKIFEENNILKQELLRLRRTISMLIHDKEVLERRIEEIKKLYNAELDRDRRVEELKRILEQKNKEVGKLKEQLLKFSERISTLENLLDAVVKGKVVTVRGNFKGLEIEEGELRFHEWKINPDLALYVGKDFAIIDENLVRDLNLLRKEKELSQELNEDVLKRMIEEYRSVVFHQLSSSR; via the coding sequence ATGAGAGTTATGGGAATAGATATAGAGAAGGGATCTCCAAATTCAACGGAGCAACCAAGATATGCTGTGGTTATACTGGACGATAACGGAGAAATAGTGGATAAGGCTGAGGACGTAACCAAGAGTAGATTGGTTAGGTTAGCCTGGGAGTATGACGTGAACCTGCTGGGGACAGATAACATCTATGAACTCGGGAGCACTGATCGAGAAATTATTTCCATGCTCGCACTATTGCCGGAAAAATTGGAGGTAGTTCAGGTAACTGTAAAGAACGGTACTTTCCTAGACTTAAAGGACGTCGCTAAAGAATACGGGATAGAGGTTCAAGGCAAACCTACTCCATCGAGAACAGCTTTCCTTGTGGCGACTCTTGCCCTTAAGGGAGCAGGGACTAAAATTAAGTTCGTAGAAAATAGGACCAAGATAATCATCTCAAAGGGAAGGAAATCCGGACCTGGTGGGATGAGTTCCAATAGATACAAGAGACATCTTAGAGGCCTCGTACTTAGGGTATTCAGGAGAGTTAAAGAGGAACTTGACAAACACAACTTCGATTATGACGTTGTAGTTAGGAGAACTAAAGCGGGAATGGAGAGCGCTATCTTCATTGTCTATGCACCTAGGGAAAGCCTCTACGGATTAGTCAAGAAGATGAGCGGACATGACGTTAACCTTGAGATTAGAGCTTTCTACAGGGATAAGATAGAGTTTGTGGACTCTAGGAAGATTTCTCAGAGGCCAGTCATAGTAGGCCTAGATCCTGGATTGGAGGTAGGGATTTCGGTCATTGATATGTACGGAAATCCACTCCTCTTAACCACTAAGAGAGGGATGGACAGAGAGTCCATTATAGAGCTAATCCTAGAAAAAGGGACACCAGCGCTAATCGCTACGGACGTAAACCCAGTTCCAGATATGGTCAAAAAAATGAGTGCAATCTTAAAAGCCAGGTTACACATACCTGAGAGGTCTCTGTCCGTTGACGAGAAACAAAATATCTTGGAGGAATTCTCAACTAAATTTGGATTGCATATCAGCGATCCTCACATTAGGGATTCGTTAGCGGCAGCTGTAGTAGCATTTAGGGATGTGGAAAGGAAGCTAAGACAGGCAGAGGGTCTTATAGGAAGATTCGGAATAGACATGGATAGGAACAATATCTTTAGATGCGTAATAAATGGAAACTCCATAGCTGAGTGCATAGAGAACGAAATAGAACGGAAAATCTCAGCACCTCAGAAAATTGAGACTGTGAAGCAGGAGGTAAGACAAGAAAATAACGAGAAGATATTTGAGGAGAATAATATTCTCAAGCAGGAACTCCTTAGGCTCAGAAGAACCATTTCCATGCTAATACATGATAAGGAAGTCCTCGAAAGGAGGATCGAAGAGATCAAGAAACTCTACAACGCAGAATTGGATAGGGATAGGAGAGTAGAGGAATTGAAGAGAATATTGGAGCAGAAAAATAAGGAAGTCGGTAAACTAAAAGAACAGCTACTGAAATTTTCTGAAAGGATATCGACACTGGAAAACTTATTGGATGCAGTGGTTAAGGGTAAAGTTGTAACTGTGAGGGGAAACTTCAAGGGGCTTGAGATCGAAGAGGGCGAGCTCAGATTTCATGAATGGAAAATCAATCCAGATCTTGCCCTATACGTGGGTAAAGACTTTGCAATAATAGATGAGAACTTGGTCAGGGACCTAAACCTACTTAGAAAGGAGAAAGAACTTAGTCAAGAACTTAACGAAGACGTTCTAAAAAGAATGATAGAAGAATACAGATCAGTGGTGTTTCACCAATTAAGTTCATCTAGATGA